One Mycolicibacterium parafortuitum DNA segment encodes these proteins:
- a CDS encoding Rv0340 family IniB-related protein translates to MANSLLDFVMALVRDPEAAARYAADPARALADADLTDVTNADVQNLIPVVAESLSMTVSSPGLDPFAAEPVGNVWASGAATAAFDAFDDLVPTAVGAGPDAGAPAIVEEIDTGLEVVDADEFAEPVASLQLDDPVFDSPPPADPIVVDEWTGSGHGPDGLDPGSGFDLFD, encoded by the coding sequence GTGGCGAACTCGCTGCTCGACTTCGTGATGGCGCTGGTGCGCGACCCGGAGGCGGCCGCACGGTACGCCGCGGACCCCGCCCGTGCCCTCGCCGACGCCGATCTGACCGACGTGACCAATGCCGATGTGCAGAATCTGATCCCGGTCGTCGCGGAGTCGCTGTCGATGACGGTGTCGTCGCCCGGTCTCGACCCGTTCGCCGCCGAACCGGTGGGCAACGTCTGGGCGAGCGGGGCCGCCACGGCGGCGTTCGACGCGTTCGACGATCTGGTCCCGACGGCCGTCGGCGCAGGTCCTGACGCCGGCGCACCCGCGATCGTCGAGGAGATCGACACCGGACTGGAGGTCGTCGACGCCGACGAGTTCGCCGAGCCCGTCGCATCCCTGCAGCTCGACGACCCCGTGTTCGACTCCCCGCCGCCGGCCGATCCGATCGTCGTCGACGAGTGGACCGGCTCCGGCCACGGTCCGGACGGCCTCGATCCCGGATCGGGATTCGACCTGTTCGACTGA
- a CDS encoding Hsp70 family protein, giving the protein MTEPLGLSIGTTNLVAARVGRTPVTRRSILTLIPGRAPEVGSPAETGGAAGVVLTGFVERVGDPVPLVAEDGSAHRGEQVLAAALDAMGRLAGGGSPVAIAVPAHWGPGTVGALRGALRTVTSLAPDGVPPALVPDSTAALASLRTTPGLPGSGVVALVDLGGGGTSVTLADAGADLAVVGQTVRYPEFSGDGIDGALLDHVLAGVTDTGGNDADTAGTAAVGPLSRLRDECRAAKERLSAETATAVPVDLPGFRSDVRITRPELEQLISGPLDGLLAVVEDTLQRNSVPLERLSAVATVGGGAAIPLVTQRLSERLRAPVVTTPQALLNIAAGAAVLAAQSSDGDAPTGMAPTGMAAAADVPTAMGPAVDAPTALGPAAPPVAGEALAWSEDDEAVDPTPYTGADYTAPADYGDAGVTGARPPVSFGADGYAAGYQDELPPLPWYKRPPILFGLAAAAALLAVGGLAVTLTSSSGDSTTVTETASTTTPSEGAPAELPPPVTTVTVGPDGIATTTVSQPPPPPPESTTTTTTTSPTSSTTTTTTTTTTTTTTTTTTTPPTTTTTRTTTTAPPTTTPPPTTVEPPPTTVEPPPTVDPEPIVTTVIPDDGGA; this is encoded by the coding sequence ATGACCGAACCGCTCGGGTTGTCGATCGGTACGACGAACCTTGTCGCGGCCCGCGTGGGCCGTACGCCCGTCACCCGCCGATCCATCCTCACCCTCATCCCCGGCCGCGCGCCCGAGGTCGGCTCGCCGGCCGAGACCGGCGGCGCCGCTGGTGTCGTGCTGACCGGTTTCGTCGAGCGCGTCGGCGACCCGGTGCCGCTGGTCGCCGAGGACGGCAGCGCCCATCGCGGTGAACAGGTGCTGGCCGCCGCTCTCGACGCGATGGGGCGGTTGGCCGGTGGCGGTTCGCCGGTCGCGATCGCGGTGCCGGCGCACTGGGGTCCCGGGACCGTGGGGGCGTTGCGCGGCGCGCTGCGCACCGTCACGAGCCTGGCCCCCGACGGCGTGCCTCCGGCACTGGTCCCCGATTCCACGGCGGCGCTGGCGTCCCTGCGCACCACCCCGGGACTGCCGGGCAGCGGTGTGGTCGCGCTGGTCGACCTCGGCGGCGGAGGCACCAGCGTCACCCTCGCCGATGCGGGCGCCGATCTGGCCGTCGTCGGTCAGACCGTGCGCTATCCGGAGTTCTCCGGCGACGGCATCGACGGGGCGCTACTGGACCACGTGCTCGCCGGGGTCACCGACACCGGCGGGAACGACGCCGACACCGCGGGCACCGCTGCGGTCGGGCCGCTGTCCCGGCTGCGCGACGAGTGCCGGGCCGCCAAGGAGCGACTCTCCGCCGAGACCGCCACCGCCGTCCCGGTCGACCTGCCCGGGTTCCGGTCCGACGTGCGGATCACCCGCCCCGAACTGGAGCAGCTGATCAGCGGGCCGCTCGACGGGCTCCTGGCCGTCGTCGAGGACACGCTGCAGCGCAACAGCGTTCCGCTGGAACGCCTTTCGGCCGTCGCGACGGTCGGCGGCGGGGCCGCGATCCCGCTGGTGACGCAGCGGCTGTCCGAACGGTTGCGCGCGCCCGTGGTCACCACGCCGCAGGCACTGCTGAACATCGCCGCCGGCGCCGCGGTGCTCGCCGCCCAGAGCTCGGACGGCGACGCGCCGACCGGTATGGCGCCGACCGGCATGGCCGCCGCGGCCGACGTCCCGACCGCGATGGGTCCGGCCGTTGACGCTCCGACCGCACTGGGCCCGGCCGCGCCGCCGGTCGCCGGTGAGGCGCTGGCCTGGTCGGAGGACGACGAAGCCGTCGACCCGACGCCGTACACCGGCGCCGACTACACCGCACCCGCCGACTACGGCGACGCGGGCGTGACCGGCGCCCGGCCCCCGGTGAGCTTCGGGGCCGACGGTTACGCCGCCGGCTATCAGGACGAACTGCCACCACTGCCCTGGTACAAACGGCCCCCGATCCTGTTCGGGCTGGCCGCCGCCGCGGCACTGCTCGCCGTCGGCGGCTTGGCGGTGACGCTTACGTCGTCGAGCGGCGATTCCACCACCGTCACCGAAACCGCAAGCACCACAACGCCTTCGGAGGGCGCGCCGGCCGAGTTGCCGCCGCCGGTGACCACGGTGACCGTGGGTCCGGACGGCATCGCGACCACCACGGTCAGCCAGCCACCGCCCCCGCCGCCGGAGTCGACCACCACGACCACCACCACCTCACCGACGTCGTCGACCACCACCACGACGACGACCACCACCACGACCACCACGACGACGACCACCACCACCCCGCCGACGACCACGACGACGCGCACCACCACCACGGCACCGCCGACGACCACGCCACCCCCGACCACGGTGGAGCCGCCGCCGACCACCGTCGAACCGCCGCCGACGGTGGATCCGGAACCGATCGTGACGACGGTGATCCCTGACGACGGCGGCGCCTGA
- a CDS encoding dynamin-like GTPase family protein yields MSTSDHVRAILAGTIGAYRSDPAYRNRADVHAELERIGARLNQPIRIALAGTLKAGKSTLVNALVGDTIAPTDATEATRIVTWFRHGPTPKVTANHRGGRRSNVPITRDPGSGGLTFDFALLNPDDVLDLDVEWPAAELIDATIIDTPGTSSLSRDVSARTLRLLVPDDGVPRVDAVVFLLRTLNAPDIALLKQIGELVGGSSGALGVIGVASRADEIGAGRIDAMLSAADVAARFTSEMERTGICQAVVPVSGLLALTARTLRQSEFTALEKLAGVEPAELAKAMLSVDRFVREDATLPVDAATRAALLDRFGMFGLRISIAVLRAGVGDSVALAEELLERSGLVALRDVIDQQFAQRSDLLKAHTALLTLRQFVQRHPVYATPRILADIDPLLADTHAFEELRLLSQLRSRPTTLNDDEMASLRRIIGGSGTDVASRLGLPAGDHSDGPRAAFAAVQRWRRRADHPLNDPFTARACRAAVRSAEAIVAEYARAQR; encoded by the coding sequence ATCAGTACCAGCGACCACGTGCGAGCAATCCTGGCCGGCACCATCGGTGCCTACCGGAGTGATCCCGCATACCGGAACCGCGCCGACGTCCACGCCGAGCTGGAGCGGATCGGGGCGCGGCTGAACCAGCCGATCCGGATCGCGCTGGCGGGCACATTGAAAGCCGGGAAGTCCACCCTGGTCAACGCGCTCGTCGGCGACACCATCGCCCCGACCGACGCGACCGAGGCCACCCGCATCGTGACCTGGTTCCGGCACGGTCCCACCCCGAAGGTGACCGCCAACCATCGCGGCGGCCGGCGGTCCAACGTGCCGATCACCCGTGACCCGGGCTCCGGCGGGCTGACCTTCGACTTCGCGCTGCTGAACCCCGACGACGTGCTCGACCTCGACGTGGAATGGCCCGCCGCAGAACTGATCGACGCGACGATCATCGACACCCCGGGCACCTCGTCGCTGTCACGGGACGTCTCGGCGCGCACGCTGCGGCTGCTGGTGCCCGACGACGGCGTGCCCCGCGTCGATGCGGTGGTGTTCCTGCTGCGCACGCTCAACGCCCCGGATATCGCGCTGCTCAAGCAGATTGGCGAGCTGGTAGGAGGTTCGTCGGGTGCGCTCGGCGTGATCGGGGTGGCTTCGCGCGCCGACGAGATCGGCGCCGGACGCATCGACGCGATGCTGTCGGCCGCCGACGTCGCGGCGCGGTTCACCTCCGAGATGGAACGCACCGGGATCTGCCAGGCCGTCGTGCCGGTATCCGGCCTGCTCGCGCTGACCGCGCGCACCCTGCGCCAGAGCGAGTTCACCGCGCTGGAGAAGCTCGCCGGCGTCGAACCCGCCGAGCTGGCCAAGGCGATGCTGTCGGTCGACCGGTTCGTCCGCGAGGACGCCACGCTGCCCGTCGACGCCGCGACGCGCGCCGCGCTGCTGGACCGGTTCGGCATGTTCGGGCTGCGGATCTCGATCGCGGTGCTGCGCGCCGGCGTCGGCGACTCCGTGGCGCTCGCCGAGGAACTGCTCGAACGCAGCGGGCTGGTCGCCCTGCGGGACGTGATCGATCAGCAGTTCGCGCAACGCTCCGACCTGCTCAAGGCGCACACCGCGCTGCTCACGCTGCGGCAGTTCGTGCAGCGCCACCCCGTGTACGCGACACCGCGCATCCTCGCCGACATCGACCCGCTGCTGGCCGACACCCACGCGTTCGAGGAACTGCGGCTGCTCAGCCAGTTGCGGTCGCGGCCGACCACCCTCAACGACGACGAGATGGCGTCGCTGCGCCGGATCATCGGCGGTTCCGGGACCGACGTTGCCAGCAGGCTCGGCCTGCCTGCCGGGGACCACTCCGACGGCCCCCGCGCCGCGTTCGCCGCAGTTCAGCGGTGGCGCAGGCGCGCCGATCACCCGCTCAACGACCCGTTCACCGCGCGGGCCTGCCGGGCCGCGGTGCGCAGCGCCGAGGCGATCGTCGCGGAGTACGCACGCGCCCAGCGCTGA
- a CDS encoding IniB N-terminal domain-containing protein: protein MLTLIDFILDLFRSPAAASAFVVDPDGALRDAGLPNVTAAQLASVAATAAPAGYALGGGDPIVGLQRAVADHHQLASNFASPFSPQTSYAPTFAPETNTDLLSGNNVPVASPVQDAGANAQNGAFNLGFGDITFGNKTSNTATDGGVVVGGDNDGDIVSGDGAVLGDGNTTSNGDILAGSGSNVVVGKDNEVEDNSKTAGGDLITDNDAPVLNDVDTSGGNGGGADGGGSLIGIGSGNAAGGAGGNGGAIVITDTNVNSGTQIDGDFGSDNVDYDVEDNSVSTSIETDIATSTESTVTDNSSSFESNIGSGNETSTDLFSGNVTGIETTDVASHNDTALVDAF from the coding sequence ATGCTCACTCTCATCGACTTCATCCTCGACCTGTTCCGCAGCCCGGCCGCGGCCAGTGCGTTCGTCGTCGACCCGGACGGTGCGCTGCGCGACGCGGGTCTGCCCAACGTCACCGCCGCACAGCTCGCCTCCGTCGCCGCGACCGCCGCTCCCGCCGGCTACGCCCTCGGTGGCGGCGACCCGATCGTGGGCCTGCAGCGCGCGGTGGCCGACCACCACCAGCTGGCCTCGAACTTCGCGTCGCCGTTCTCCCCGCAGACCTCCTACGCGCCGACGTTCGCGCCGGAGACCAACACCGACCTGCTCAGCGGCAACAACGTGCCGGTGGCCAGCCCGGTCCAGGACGCCGGTGCCAACGCCCAGAACGGCGCGTTCAACCTCGGCTTCGGCGACATCACGTTCGGCAACAAGACCTCCAACACCGCCACCGACGGCGGCGTGGTGGTCGGCGGCGACAACGACGGTGACATCGTCAGCGGCGACGGTGCGGTGCTCGGTGACGGCAACACCACCAGCAACGGCGACATCCTCGCCGGGTCCGGCTCGAACGTCGTCGTCGGCAAGGACAACGAGGTCGAGGACAACTCCAAGACCGCAGGCGGCGACCTGATCACCGACAACGACGCCCCCGTGCTCAACGACGTCGACACCAGCGGCGGCAACGGCGGCGGTGCCGACGGCGGTGGCAGCCTGATCGGGATCGGCAGCGGCAACGCCGCAGGCGGCGCCGGTGGCAACGGCGGGGCGATCGTCATCACCGACACGAACGTGAACTCCGGCACCCAGATCGACGGCGACTTCGGCAGCGACAACGTCGATTACGACGTCGAAGACAACAGCGTCAGCACGTCGATCGAGACCGACATCGCGACGTCCACGGAAAGCACCGTCACCGACAACTCGTCGTCGTTCGAGTCCAACATCGGCTCGGGCAACGAGACCAGCACGGACCTGTTCTCCGGCAACGTCACCGGTATCGAGACCACCGATGTGGCCTCGCACAACGACACCGCCCTGGTCGACGCGTTCTGA
- a CDS encoding Hsp70 family protein has translation MRSSLGLSLGAATLIAVTDGRATVRRPALTLPSGLTVTGFVERIGDPVPMVLADGSIHRPETLAAAAVEELTRAVRPDHRPDVAAVAVPAHWPDTVVAAFRAAVPHLSVVSDATAALTALQASPGLPAHGVIALCDFGAGGTGITLADASAGLAGIGTVRVDAFSGDGVDRALLQHVLAQFETEPGGTAHVATLAGLREQCRMAKERLSSETATALAYGHTTVRVTRAELDGLIAADLNLFVDTLRSTLDRYGIAPAQLAAVATVGGGARIPLVTQRLSEVLRRPLITAPGAQVAAAAGAELVAQRNADHSAPTVLASAPTMAAHVSAPPTGSHVSAPPTGSHVSAPPTAANATVAAPVTPLAWSAEPDGDETGYATEYARPDVHFQPDGSDEPDLEPLAWYRRPGVLFAAAACFAAVAATGLVLTSHTGPVEPDTSTIATPVATKPVQAPADTAPAVEPPPGVTEVVVADAPAPRVVPPAAPAPQQPVLKQAAPQPVPRPVPQALPQPVPQTVLIPVPIAPPPPAPSTVTPKPTPTSTPAPTSSPTPTSTPAPTSTPAPTSSPAPTPEPTSSPAPTPEPTSSPAPSPEPTASPEPTGTPEPTAAPSPEPAAEPESVPTSTETAAPPAASEPQECAPESETDC, from the coding sequence ATGCGCAGTTCCCTGGGTCTCTCACTGGGCGCAGCCACCCTGATCGCGGTCACCGACGGCCGGGCGACGGTCCGGCGCCCGGCGCTGACCCTGCCCTCCGGGCTGACGGTGACCGGCTTCGTGGAGCGCATCGGCGACCCGGTGCCGATGGTCCTCGCCGACGGATCGATCCACCGTCCCGAGACCCTGGCCGCCGCCGCGGTCGAAGAACTCACCCGTGCCGTGCGGCCCGACCACCGACCGGATGTCGCAGCCGTCGCGGTGCCCGCCCACTGGCCCGACACCGTCGTCGCGGCGTTCCGCGCCGCGGTCCCACACCTGAGCGTGGTCTCCGACGCGACCGCGGCGCTGACCGCGCTGCAGGCCAGCCCAGGACTGCCGGCGCACGGCGTCATCGCGCTGTGTGACTTCGGCGCCGGCGGCACCGGCATCACGCTCGCCGACGCGTCGGCCGGTCTCGCGGGAATCGGCACGGTCCGTGTCGACGCGTTCTCCGGCGATGGCGTCGACCGCGCACTGCTCCAGCACGTGCTGGCCCAGTTCGAGACCGAACCCGGCGGGACGGCCCACGTCGCGACGTTGGCAGGCCTGCGCGAACAGTGCCGGATGGCCAAGGAACGGCTGTCGTCCGAGACGGCGACCGCGCTGGCCTACGGGCACACCACGGTCCGGGTGACCCGCGCCGAACTGGACGGCCTCATCGCCGCTGATCTGAACCTCTTCGTCGACACGCTGCGCAGCACACTGGACCGGTACGGCATCGCGCCCGCGCAGCTCGCCGCGGTGGCCACCGTCGGAGGCGGCGCCCGCATACCGCTTGTCACGCAACGTCTTTCGGAGGTACTGCGGCGGCCGCTGATCACCGCGCCCGGGGCCCAGGTGGCCGCCGCGGCCGGTGCCGAGCTGGTGGCGCAGCGCAATGCCGACCACAGTGCGCCGACCGTGCTGGCTTCTGCTCCGACGATGGCAGCCCATGTGTCGGCTCCGCCGACGGGATCTCATGTGTCGGCTCCGCCGACGGGATCTCATGTGTCGGCTCCGCCGACGGCTGCCAACGCCACCGTCGCCGCCCCCGTCACCCCCCTCGCCTGGTCGGCCGAGCCGGACGGCGACGAGACCGGCTACGCGACCGAGTACGCGCGTCCGGACGTGCATTTTCAGCCCGACGGGTCCGACGAACCCGATCTGGAGCCACTCGCGTGGTATCGGCGGCCGGGTGTGTTGTTCGCGGCCGCCGCCTGCTTCGCCGCCGTCGCGGCGACGGGCCTGGTGCTGACGTCGCACACCGGACCGGTCGAGCCGGACACCTCCACCATCGCGACGCCGGTCGCGACGAAACCGGTGCAGGCCCCCGCCGACACCGCACCTGCCGTGGAGCCACCACCGGGCGTCACGGAGGTCGTGGTCGCGGACGCGCCCGCACCGCGCGTGGTACCGCCCGCCGCGCCGGCGCCGCAACAGCCGGTCCTCAAACAAGCGGCACCGCAACCCGTTCCGCGGCCTGTTCCGCAGGCGCTGCCGCAACCGGTTCCGCAGACGGTGCTGATACCGGTGCCGATCGCGCCGCCGCCACCTGCTCCGTCGACGGTGACTCCGAAGCCGACGCCCACCTCGACACCTGCGCCGACCTCGAGCCCGACGCCCACCTCGACGCCGGCACCGACCTCGACACCTGCACCGACGTCGAGCCCTGCGCCGACGCCGGAGCCGACGTCTAGCCCTGCGCCGACGCCGGAGCCGACGTCTAGCCCTGCGCCGTCGCCGGAACCCACTGCGTCACCGGAACCCACTGGGACACCGGAACCGACTGCTGCGCCGTCACCGGAACCCGCGGCCGAACCCGAGTCGGTGCCGACGTCCACGGAAACAGCGGCACCACCGGCAGCGTCAGAACCTCAGGAGTGCGCGCCGGAGTCCGAAACCGACTGCTGA
- the iniA gene encoding isoniazid-induced dynamin-like GTPase IniA — MTPPNDPNKVVLELIDHTSKIADAQGRTDLVARLARTQRRVNDPQIRVVIAGQLKQGKSLLLNSLLNMPVARVGDDESTVLATVVSYGDQASARLVVARGDGREPDLIAIPTADLRNDLRRAPQAGGRNVLRVEVTAPSPLLKSGLAFIDTPGVGGHGQPHLSATLGLLPDADAMLMISDTSQEFTEPEMTFIRQALEICPVAVIAATKTDLYPHWREVVDANAAHLRHAGITTELVPVSSTLRGHAVALNDKELNEESNFPRIVKFLSEDVVTPHNDRVRSQALGEIRAAAEYLILAAESERSALTDPQTRDRLTADLQRRKQEAEDALQQTALWQQVLNDGIADLTSDVDHDLRERFRNITFHTERVIDTGDPTLHWAEIGAELEDAVATAVGDNFVWAYQRAEALAADVARTFTEAGLGAVRMPAIDARAMGADMGEFRSLAELEAKPLKIGHKIVTGMRGSYGGVLMFGMLTSFAGLGMFNPLSLGAGFVLGRKAYKEDMENRMLRVRNDAKTNVRRFVDDVAFAVGKESRDRLKGIQRQLRDHYREIANQATRSLNESLQATVAAAKLADAERNTRVKELDRQLSILRQVVEHTAHADAVR, encoded by the coding sequence ATGACGCCGCCGAATGACCCCAACAAGGTCGTCCTCGAGCTGATCGACCACACCAGCAAGATCGCCGACGCGCAGGGCCGCACCGACCTGGTGGCCCGGCTCGCGCGCACGCAGCGTCGCGTCAACGATCCGCAGATCCGCGTCGTGATCGCCGGACAGCTCAAACAGGGCAAGAGCCTGCTGCTGAACTCCTTGTTGAACATGCCCGTGGCCCGCGTCGGTGACGACGAGTCCACGGTGCTGGCCACCGTCGTCTCCTACGGTGACCAGGCCTCGGCGCGGCTGGTCGTCGCGCGCGGCGACGGTCGGGAGCCGGATCTGATCGCCATCCCGACCGCGGACCTGCGCAACGACCTGCGCCGCGCCCCGCAAGCCGGCGGCCGGAACGTGCTGCGCGTCGAGGTGACCGCGCCCAGCCCGCTGCTCAAGAGCGGGCTGGCGTTCATCGACACCCCCGGTGTCGGAGGACACGGCCAGCCGCACCTGTCGGCGACGCTCGGCCTGCTCCCCGACGCCGACGCGATGCTGATGATCAGCGACACCAGCCAGGAGTTCACCGAACCCGAGATGACGTTCATCCGACAGGCTTTGGAGATCTGCCCCGTCGCCGTCATCGCCGCCACCAAGACCGATCTGTACCCCCACTGGCGTGAGGTCGTCGACGCCAATGCCGCCCACCTACGGCACGCCGGGATCACCACGGAACTGGTCCCGGTCTCCTCGACGCTGCGCGGACACGCCGTCGCGCTCAACGACAAAGAACTCAACGAGGAATCGAACTTCCCGCGCATCGTGAAGTTCCTCTCCGAGGACGTGGTGACCCCGCACAACGACCGGGTGCGCAGCCAGGCCCTCGGCGAGATCCGCGCCGCGGCAGAGTATTTGATCCTCGCCGCGGAGTCGGAACGGTCCGCGTTGACCGATCCGCAGACCCGGGACCGGCTGACCGCGGACCTCCAGCGCCGCAAGCAGGAAGCCGAGGACGCGTTGCAGCAGACCGCGCTGTGGCAGCAGGTCCTCAACGACGGGATCGCCGACCTGACCTCCGATGTCGACCACGACCTACGGGAGCGGTTCCGCAACATCACCTTTCACACCGAACGGGTCATCGACACCGGTGACCCGACGCTGCACTGGGCCGAGATCGGCGCCGAACTCGAGGATGCGGTCGCGACCGCGGTCGGCGACAACTTCGTGTGGGCCTACCAGCGCGCAGAGGCGCTGGCAGCCGATGTCGCACGCACCTTCACCGAAGCCGGGCTGGGCGCGGTGCGGATGCCGGCCATCGATGCCCGCGCCATGGGTGCCGACATGGGCGAGTTCCGGTCGCTGGCCGAGCTGGAGGCCAAGCCGCTGAAGATCGGCCACAAGATCGTCACCGGGATGCGCGGCTCCTACGGCGGGGTGCTGATGTTCGGCATGCTGACCTCGTTCGCCGGGCTGGGCATGTTCAACCCGCTGTCACTCGGCGCCGGATTCGTGCTCGGCCGCAAGGCCTACAAGGAGGACATGGAGAACCGGATGCTGCGGGTGCGCAACGACGCGAAGACCAACGTGCGCCGGTTCGTCGACGATGTCGCGTTCGCGGTCGGCAAGGAATCCCGCGACCGGCTCAAGGGAATTCAGCGTCAACTGCGTGACCACTACCGCGAGATCGCCAACCAGGCCACCCGATCGCTGAACGAGTCGCTGCAGGCCACCGTCGCGGCCGCCAAACTCGCCGACGCCGAACGCAACACCAGGGTCAAGGAACTCGACCGTCAGCTGTCCATCCTGCGGCAGGTCGTCGAACACACTGCGCATGCCGACGCCGTGCGGTGA